CTGCATTTTTCACTCCCAAAGCTCCCACTCACCATTCCCAAACCCAGTGTCCATTCCATCACGAATTTCTCTCCCTCATTTCCTCGCTTCCTATCGAGCAAGGTGGTCCCTCGCCACAGTTCTAATCACATCTCCTGCAACAGCGCCTCTACTTTTCCCGTCAGCACCAAGAACTACGAGGTGCTTGCTTCAAATCACCCAATTTATCGTCTGTTTGGTTGCCTAGAAGACCTAGGAAGAGATAaagaatttcttttgttttgtctttGTTTCTTATTGGGCATGGCTGAGTAGAATTATGTGCTATTGATTGATTCTTCTTTGTTCTTCCATATTCAGATAATGTAAGATTCATAATTGatttttagttctttcttttttaatttttctgtttgAGCATTTTTCGACAACCAAACTGAGCGTGATTTTCTCCTCATGATTAGTAATCTTCTTAATCTTATCGGTGATGAAAATTTGGACGTTGTTATACATAATGGATTATATTTCAATCTCGCTGTTCATATTGCTGCCAGaaactttttaatcataataatataaaaattgaagaaaactcACCTGAAAGTGGCGAATAATTAATCATTCAGTTCTatttaggggtgctacccgcagcCGAACGGGGGGTGCCCCTGTCCTTCCCCCCTCCTCCAGGTAGGTTTGGGCCTCCGGCCTCTGGCCCCGCCCCCGTCTGGCTGCCAGGGGTCCCTGGTCCATCCACCCACACTGGTTAAAATACAGAGAGCCCTCAGCCCACCGCCCACCCATGGCcgaaaaaaccaaaaccaccaGTGAACCACCTTTCCAAGTTACCAAATACCAACCAGTGAACCAccaaccagagagagagagagagagagagagagataccagCTGGGGGTGAcagtgagagggagagagatatCATGACAGCAATTGGCTGGGGGTGACGGTGACACCATAAAATAGTAAAACAGAGGCACTGAGAGAGGGAatggggcggggggggggggggggggggggggggggggaggggggtgaGAGGGGGGAAGAGAATGGCTGGGCAGCTGGAGATTTCGAATTTGATTCGAAACCCAATATTAAAACGACGTCGTTGTATTgaagaaatagttttttttttttttttggtttaatttacctctatgtatatttatatatatgtggacGGACGGGGCCCAAAACAGGCAGGCTTGGGCCCTGACCCTGTATTTGTTTCCAGGTGCAGCTGGGGTGGGCCGACGGGTGGAGGGGCCCCCACCGCCCACCCCTAGTTGTATTCCCCTGAAGCAAGCATTTTTCAGGTTGGTGATGCAGAGCTGGTGGTCGGGACAGAATCTTATTGGAAATAAGTTGGATGTCTTCTGGCAACCTTTATGAAGGAAAAAAGTTTTTGATGCTGgaactgattttatttttattgaaaatttgatcCATCATCTTCTTTAAGTTTCCCTTCTAATGCCATCTTAACTGCATCattcatttatataataattactgCAGCGTGTGGTGAGGAATGTTTTGTTGCAACATGATTGGTGCATTTATATAATAATCACAAGCATAGACAGCAACACTTTCTTTGTAAAGCATGACAATGCATTTTCTACTCCACAAACAGATTGAATTCCAAAGAACTGTCTAAGATTCAAGTTTCCTTAATTGTAGTGCATAAAAATACTTGGCCCAAATTTCATAGTAAGGGAACATAAAGCAATGCGTGTATATTATTTAAACTCACTTATGAATAAGTACAAAatcttttgattctttttccgCTTCAGTTCAATGTTAACCTATTTAATTTTGTGAAACAAAATACAGTTTTCTGATGCTTCTTCTGAGGTCGAACTGAGATTACAACTTGGGGCCTATGACATTCAAAGTCCCAGAGATATATTTGTGGATGCAAATGGTACCTCTTTGACGATTAGAGTACAGCACCATGGCTCTCCTGTCACACTTATAGAAACTAATCAactatttgaaaatataaagcCTGCAGAAACAATATGGTTTGTGgggtgattttctttttttttaaaaaaaaaaaaacttctataACCATTATATAtgtcttcacatatttaaacaTAGGATTCATGCTTTAAACAGGTACATTGATGAAGATCAACTGGTTATAAACTTGAAGAAGCAAGATCCGGATTTGAAGTGGCCTGACATTGTGGAGTCCTGGGAGTCCTTGACTGTGGGTTCAATGCAACTTCTGCAAGGAACGTCAATCTACATCATTGGGGATTCAACTGAAATTAACCAGAAAGTGGCTCAAGAACTCGCAGTTGGTCTTGGGTACTGATTTATCTTCATTTTGGTCAATAATAGATGGCTGCCACGAACAACAGATCCAgtacactattttttttaatgtctttattttcttatagtTAGTGATAGtctattagtttttaattgAAACCACTTATCACCTCAATAATTGGTTGTGGCAAAAATATGTTTCGATGCCCCTGAAGTTTTTGAATTCGTTGTCAATTTGGTTGCTGATCAATTTGATCCTGGAAGTTCTGATTTGTTTTCAATGTAAACCTTTTGCCCACCATACCATTAAAGCCCCTCAACACCTTCACCCATATTCATGTTGGCTTCATGCTCTTGCATCACGGTCTGTTGGAGACCAAATCCAGACCAGACCCATTTACTGATTTGATCAGTGCCGTAGCATGACTCTCAAGGCACTGATCAGTTGATGTGCACATCTCTTTGGTTTTTATGTATGTCCTCTATCCTAATAGTTCCATTTTGTTCATACGGTTTTCAGGTACACACCACTTAGTACAAAAGAGTTGCTGGAAACATATTCCAAGCAAAGCATTGATTCATGTGAGTCTATTGCGAACACCGGCTATTGGCCATTAAAGCTAGCTCTTTGCCTTTTTTTGTCTTTGTCTAGGAGCTCATCACCTAGACACATAATACTTGTGGATGATTTCTTGGATGTGCAACAAATGAACCCGTaatatgtttatttatattttctttcttaaagaTATTGCTAGTTTGTTTTCCATTAGAAATTGACTGCATAAGACTGCTCTTGACTGAAATTTATCCAAGTATGATAATAAGGGTTATGAGGATGGTAGTGGTAGTGGTGATCAATGAAGCTAATGAAAGGCAGAATGCTTTAATCCAGTTGTGTCAACAAATTACACCACAAGTCTCAATTCTTTTGTGATGACGGGAATCCTAGAGATTGTGCAACAATATGTCTTTTACCCGGTTAAACCCTTGACCTGTGTAATGTATCCCCATCTCacaaataatataaatcatCATCTTTTCATCGATGGGAAGGGCCCGTAGAagttgtttgcacccaagggtttGAATCTTAGacctggagggagcataccaccatgACCAAGGCTCTTACCACTTGAACGAACCCCTAGAGGTTGCAAGTCTCAATTATACGTAATAAATCATAGATGTTGGTTAATTCCTAGGTTGCGTAATGAACGGCCCTGTAGACTTTGATTTCTAGTATGCGGTTGATTTCTTTTAAAGGTACGGAACATCATTCTGACATCATGACTTGACagcttaaaataatattaatatttacagaAAAGTAATTGTTTTCCTCCTGTCAATGAGCATGTCTTCACTTGGAAACATCAGCTGTCGTacatattcttaattttatccATGCTGTTGCCAGCTTCCCTCCTTAAATGCCTTCTTTTGCCTCTAATCCAAAGTCACACCTTCCAtccttttcttttgtaattttaacatcTCCTCTGTACAatctatttttcaatattttcttttttgttatttcttttagCCCAATATTCTACATCATAAAGCAAAAAGGATCTACCTGCTATGTGTAACTATGCTGTTTGATAGGATCTAATAAGACTCACAAGGTGACATCCTACTTATTGCTTGAAATGAGTTGTTTATCCAATCTCGCAGTGTATTAACAAGTCTACTCAATTCCAGGGGTGCTCACTGAGGGCTCTGACTCTGTAGCAGAAGCAGAAAGTTCTATATTGGAGAGTTTAAGTAGGTACAGTCTATGGCTAGAatcctctcttcttcttctttttttcatttccaatTTTGGTTAGAAAGAGAGCATTCTTTTCTGTACTTGGTTGGTCTTGCAGTCATGTTCGAGCTGTAGTTGCAACGTTAGGAGGGCAGCAGGGAGCTGCTAGAAGGGCTGATAAATGGCAGCATCTTTATGCTGGATTTACTgtgtggctgtccaccacggaAGCAACTGGTAATCATGTTTGCTCTTTTATTTGTTGCCTTTTGTTGGAGAAACGACTCCTATTATTCAGTCATGTGACTATGATGCAAAGTAAAAGTTTTAGTTGAATGGAAAACTTCAGTTGGCTGAATTTACATGATCTCAAcattattttgtatatattgAACTCGGAAATCATTTAAGAAACAATCGGCTTTAAATGGGCAGATATACttgctaaagaaaaacatactcAGTTCTTTCAGCTTTTGAGTAGTATGTTCTGTTCACCAAACAATGTGCAATTCTCTAAGTTTGCAGGCTGCGGACATGACTTCCTCAATGCATGATGTTTTCATGAttctttacctataaaaaaatgatgctgAATCCTAAGTTTATGCtacttgtatttatttagttgatAATTGAAGTCCCATATGTTTATGCATTGTGACTCTTAGTTAGTGAAGTGAGAGGTAGACCCACATTAAAGTTTTGGGATGATGTGTGGTGTGGTCTCTTAGAGGGGCTTTTCCGGATCTATTCTGGATTTCTTGGGTTAAGGATGCATCGGTAGTGAACAGTTTACAACTTTCAAGTGGTCTCTCTCAATAGGAAGTGGATGTTATCAAAGAAGCACAAGACTGGGAGATGGACCACTTTTAACTCATTCCATGTTTGGTTGTTGTCTGCTTGTTTGAGACAAGGTGGAGAAAacaaaatgttttgggccatATCCAAAATGGGTATTTGAAGATAAATTGTTCTATAATGCATTGGTCCCTCATGATAGCATCACCTTTCAATGGACGTCTATCTGGATGAGTAAGGCCCCTTGAGATCCATTCTTAATTTGGGAGTCTGTACCAGGGAAGATTTCTAACAAGTTCCTGCATATGTAAGAGTGATGAAGGGATGGGTAAATCGCGGATCATCTCTTACTCCTTAGTAGCAAGATGTTTTTTATCACTTCAGACTAGACTATGTTATGCCTAGTCGGGTGGTAGATCTATTAGCATGCCGGAAAGGACGTTTTGAGAGTTATCACAGCAAAATCTGTTGGAAAATGATTTCGTTCTGTTTAATGTGGTGCATgtggaataaaaaaatgatcggAGCTTTGAAGACAGCACAAGGACAATGATTTCAactcttttcttctttaatgCTCTTTATTATTGGATTGCTgcccactttttattttttggttcaggtttcttaatctttttacttCATCAATTTGGATTAACCTGATGTATACACTTTGTGCACTTGGATGgtgttttttctcatttaat
This Carya illinoinensis cultivar Pawnee chromosome 11, C.illinoinensisPawnee_v1, whole genome shotgun sequence DNA region includes the following protein-coding sequences:
- the LOC122282690 gene encoding probable inactive shikimate kinase like 2, chloroplastic, with the protein product MAAAAFTTLCFLSQNPAKTLHFSLPKLPLTIPKPSVHSITNFSPSFPRFLSSKVVPRHSSNHISCNSASTFPVSTKNYEFSDASSEVELRLQLGAYDIQSPRDIFVDANGTSLTIRVQHHGSPVTLIETNQLFENIKPAETIWYIDEDQLVINLKKQDPDLKWPDIVESWESLTVGSMQLLQGTSIYIIGDSTEINQKVAQELAVGLGYTPLSTKELLETYSKQSIDSWVLTEGSDSVAEAESSILESLSSHVRAVVATLGGQQGAARRADKWQHLYAGFTVWLSTTEATDEDSAKEEARRQFLDALAYSKAEVVVKLQGWDADLTKSVAQASLSALKQLVLSDKKLPGKKSLYIRLGCRGDWPNIKPPGWDPSAGDDLPQRAL